A genomic segment from bacterium encodes:
- a CDS encoding transposase: MSSLEDNKILTCIDIETSEMNLINTVQSVSGTKTLVVEESPLAHWIRRILKPYVNKLIVAEPRQNTWISKAEDKNDPNDTIRLAKLLRGGFIKEVYHTDNDDQQDFKELIGHYHDTSKQITRFKNKIKARFRQKGIHAKGSTVYYPQNRLDWLKKLKRPTTVFILKNLYDTLDTLRNEQAQNLRELRKLAKKYPPIKKFQKLPGVGFIIAATFFAIIDTPDRFAHKRKPWCYCSLGKSEKESAGKILHKGASNNGNRLLKYMGMEAAKNATKKEYG; this comes from the coding sequence GTGTCCAGTCTAGAGGACAATAAGATTCTTACCTGCATCGATATTGAAACAAGTGAGATGAATCTGATTAATACTGTCCAAAGTGTTTCTGGAACCAAAACACTCGTAGTAGAAGAATCACCATTAGCCCATTGGATAAGGAGAATCTTAAAACCTTATGTGAACAAACTTATTGTCGCAGAACCAAGACAAAATACCTGGATATCCAAAGCCGAAGATAAAAATGATCCTAATGATACTATTCGTCTGGCCAAACTTCTAAGAGGTGGTTTCATCAAAGAAGTATATCACACTGACAATGACGACCAACAGGATTTCAAAGAGTTAATTGGACACTATCATGATACCAGCAAACAGATAACCAGATTTAAGAATAAAATAAAAGCCAGATTTAGACAAAAGGGTATTCATGCTAAAGGCTCAACAGTCTATTATCCCCAAAACCGACTGGACTGGCTAAAAAAATTGAAAAGACCTACAACCGTGTTTATCCTGAAAAATCTCTATGACACATTAGATACATTAAGGAATGAACAGGCTCAAAATCTCAGAGAATTACGCAAGCTAGCCAAAAAATATCCTCCCATAAAGAAGTTCCAGAAACTTCCAGGGGTTGGTTTCATTATTGCGGCTACCTTCTTTGCCATTATTGATACGCCGGATAGATTTGCTCATAAGCGAAAGCCCTGGTGTTATTGCAGCCTGGGTAAATCAGAAAAGGAATCTGCGGGTAAAATTCTCCATAAAGGAGCATCTAATAATGGCAACAGACTTCTTAAATATATGGGTATGGAGGCAGCTAAAAATGCCACAAAAAAAGAATATGGATAA